In Bdellovibrionales bacterium, a genomic segment contains:
- a CDS encoding recombinase family protein, whose amino-acid sequence MKTACYCRVSTELQQGGMESQIRVLKTYCEQNKILDAEFYTDEGISGTKSSRPALDRMMAAVEAGEISTIIVYSFSRFARSTTHLLNALQVFKKKGVQFVSLTEKIDTNSAVGVAIFSILASISQLERDLIADRVKIGLANARAKGRLIGRKKMRDSDLIRKLLKSGVSYRQIGVIAKVSHGSVSAEKAAMKREEAELKKKLEAQAEAERELQTLVGASFPVAPPSSEPSAT is encoded by the coding sequence ATGAAGACAGCTTGCTACTGCCGCGTCTCAACGGAACTCCAACAAGGCGGTATGGAGTCCCAAATCCGAGTTTTAAAAACATATTGCGAGCAAAATAAGATTCTGGATGCCGAGTTTTATACTGATGAAGGGATTAGCGGCACAAAATCAAGTCGTCCTGCTTTGGACCGTATGATGGCTGCTGTGGAGGCTGGAGAAATTTCTACGATCATTGTTTACTCATTTTCTCGTTTTGCTCGAAGTACAACCCATCTCTTAAATGCGTTGCAGGTTTTTAAGAAGAAGGGAGTTCAGTTCGTAAGTTTGACTGAAAAGATTGATACCAACAGTGCCGTGGGAGTAGCTATTTTTTCGATTTTGGCATCGATCTCTCAGCTAGAAAGAGATTTAATCGCTGACCGCGTAAAGATTGGTCTCGCCAACGCTCGCGCCAAGGGCCGCTTAATTGGCAGAAAAAAGATGCGTGATTCTGATCTTATTCGCAAGCTTCTAAAAAGCGGCGTTTCTTACCGGCAGATTGGAGTGATCGCGAAAGTCAGTCATGGAAGTGTTTCGGCAGAAAAGGCGGCTATGAAGCGAGAAGAGGCAGAGCTAAAGAAAAAACTTGAGGCGCAGGCCGAAGCTGAGAGGGAGCTGCAAACTCTTGTCGGCGCGAGTTTTCCTGTGGCACCGCCCAGCAGTGAGCCATCGGCCACTTGA